ACCCAGACAAGTTATTTTATTTTTGTCTCAATTTAATAAAAATAAAAACACAAAATTTGTTTTTAGGCGTTTTAAAGACTAGAAGCAGTTTTAAAAGCAATTAAAACGAATTTAAGTTTTAAAAATAAGATTTAAGCCAGATTAATACCCCAAACTATTTCTCCAAGACCCCAAACCTCGTTAATAATGCGATCAGCGCAGCGGAGACCACACAACCCTGAGCATTCCCCCAGAGCATTTTTAGGAGCAACTCCCTTGACACTGACACTTGCGGTATACGGCAAAGGCGGCATTGGTAAATCCACCACCAGTTGCAACATCTCCACAGCATTGGCAAAACGAGGCAAAAAAGTTCTCCAAATTGGTTGTGATCCCAAACATGACAGCACCTTTACCCTGACTGGCTTTCTCATCCCCACCATCATCGACACCTTGCAGGAAAAGGATTTCCACTACGAAGACATCTGGCCCGAGGATGTAATTTACAAAGGTTATGCCGGGGTGGATTGCGTCGAAGCTGGTGGACCTCCTGCTGGAGCTGGTTGTGGCGGTTATGTGGTGGGGGAAACAGTGAAATTGCTGAAGGAACTCAACGCCTTTGACGAGTACGACGTGATTCTGTTTGACGTGTTAGGGGACGTAGTTTGTGGTGGTTTTGCCGCCCCGTTAAACTATGCCGACTATTGTTTGATTGTTACAGACAACGGTTTTGATGCTTTGTTTGCTGCCAACCGCATCGCTGCTTCCGTGCGGGAAAAAGCCCGTACCCACAGCCTCCGCCTCGCTGGTTTGATTGGCAATCGCACTTCCAAACGGGACTTGATTGATAAATATATTGAAGCCGTACCCATGCCGGTATTGGAAATTTTGCCCCTAATTGAAGATATTCGGGTTTCCCGGGTGAAAGGCAAAACTTTGTTTGAAATGGCCGAGTCCGACCCTTCCCTAAACTATGTTTGTGATTATTATCTGAACATTGCCGATCAAATTTTGTCCCAACCGGAAGGGGTAGTGCCCAAAGATGCCCAGGATCGGGATCTATTCAGTTTGCTGTCTGATTTCTACCTCAATCCCACCCAGCCTGCTAGCCAAACCAAAGAATTGGATTTGATGATGGTTTAGGTCTAACCCCCTAAATCCCCCAATACTGGGGGACTTAGAATTAGATTTCTCTCGCATATTTCTTGAGGCTACGTTTAACTTATTTCCCATGAAGAATTCCCATAGAATTCGTGGAACTACAAAAGAAATTGAGCAAGCGGCTCGTCTTTTAAGAAAAAATATGACGATGGCAGAGAATATTTTGTGAGAGGAATTACGAAATCGCCAAATTTTAGGCTTTAAATTTCGTCGCCAGCATCCTATTGGTAATTTCATTGTTGACTTTTATTGTCCACAATTAAAATTAATCATAGAGGTGGATGGAAGTATTCATGATAACCAACGGGAATACGATCAATGTCGATCTGAAAAACTCAAAGAATTTGTTCATTATGTTTTACGATTTACCAACGATCAAGTTATTGATAATTTACCAAAAGTTTTAGAAAAAATTACTCAGACAACACAAACTCTACTCCCCCCAGTATTGGGGGGTTAGGAAGGCAAAATAAAAACTATACCTAGGAGAACCTAAACTATGACTGTTGCTCAACAAGCCCCTTCTGCCCTTAACTTTGACTGTGAAACCGGCAACTACCATACCTTTTGTCCCATTAGTTGCGTATCTTGGCTTTATCAAAAAATTGAGGATAGTTTTTTCCTCGTTATTGGTACTAAAACCTGTGGTTATTTCCTACAAAATGCCATGGGGGTAATGATTTTTGCCGAACCTCGTTACGCCATGGCCGAGTTAGAAGAAGGAGACATTTCTGCCCAGTTAAAAGACTATGAAGAACTGAAACGACTTTGCCTACAAATTAAGCGCGATCGTAACCCCAGTGTGATCGTCTGGATTGGTACCTGCACCACTGAAATTATCAAAATGGACCTGGAAGGTTTGGCTCCCCAGTTGGAAGCGGAAATTGGCATCCCCATCGTTACTGCCCGAGCCAATGGTTTAGATTATGCTTTCACCCAAGGGGAAGATACGGTGCTGGCTTCCATGGCCCATAAATGCCCTACTTCAGCCCAGGTGCAAGGGGAAGATAAGGAAGAACGCAACGCCATTCAAAAATTATTGACCTTTGGTCGTAAAGCTGACCAGGAAAAAGTTGAATCGGAATATGTGGATCATCAACCGCTAGTTTTGTTTGGTTCTCTGCCCGATCCAGTGGTAACAAATTTAACGTTAGAGTTGAAGAAACAGGGAGTGAAAGTATCTGGTTGGTTGCCCGCCAAACGCTATACGGAATTGCCGGTGATTGATGAGGGTTATTATGTGGCCGGGGTTAATCCTTTTCTGAGTCGTACCGCAACTACTTTGATGCGTCGCCGTAAATGTAAATTAATTGGCGCTCCATTTCCTATTGGTCCCGATGGCACCAGAGCTTGGATTGAAAAAATCTGTTCTGTACTGGGTATTGAACCCCAGGGTTTGGAGGAACGGGAAGCTCAAATTTGGGCAAGTTTAGAAGATTATATCCAGTTAATTCGCGGTAAATCTGTGTTTTTTATGGGGGATAATTTGCTGGAAGTTTCCCTAGCTCGTTTCCTCATTCGCTGTGGCATGACCTGCCCAGAAATTGGCATTCCCTATATGGATAAACGTTACCAGGCGGCGGAGTTGGCCTTGCTGGAAAAAACCTGCTCTGACATGGGAGTTCCCTTGCCAAATATTGTGGAAAAGCCAGACAACTACAATCAGATTCAACGGATTAAAGCTCTGCAACCGGATTTAGTCATTACCGGCATGGCCCACGCTAATCCCTTGGAAGCTCAGGGCATTAACACCAAATGGTCGGTGGAATTTACCTTTGCCCAAATTCACGGTTTTACCAATGCTCGGGATATTTTGGAATTAGCAACCCGTCCGTTGCGTCGTAACTCCCAATTAGGAGAATTAGGCTGGGATAAGTTGATTGCTAAAGACGTTCCTGCTCAGGTTTAAGTTCTAATTAGCTTCGGACTATTCTACATAGGAATAAACCATTGTCTCAGCAGGTTGAATGGCGATCGCCTGGGGCAATGGATTTCTTTAGAGATTTCAGCTATTGCCCAAAAAGCTTATTAGTCTTGGGTTTTAGTTCCTATATCAACGCCACGGTATTTGATTGCTTTTCCTTTTACTTCGTTATTCTGGGCCGTATGTGTTCCAGAAGATTCATAGTCGATTCCCCGATAACATTTACTTATTTTCTCAGTTTTCTCGATGGGAACTGTTGATTTGGGCGATTCGTAACTAATGCCACGGTAATGAAGCTCTG
The genomic region above belongs to Synechocystis sp. PCC 6803 substr. PCC-P and contains:
- the bchN gene encoding ferredoxin:protochlorophyllide reductase (ATP-dependent) subunit N, which translates into the protein MTVAQQAPSALNFDCETGNYHTFCPISCVSWLYQKIEDSFFLVIGTKTCGYFLQNAMGVMIFAEPRYAMAELEEGDISAQLKDYEELKRLCLQIKRDRNPSVIVWIGTCTTEIIKMDLEGLAPQLEAEIGIPIVTARANGLDYAFTQGEDTVLASMAHKCPTSAQVQGEDKEERNAIQKLLTFGRKADQEKVESEYVDHQPLVLFGSLPDPVVTNLTLELKKQGVKVSGWLPAKRYTELPVIDEGYYVAGVNPFLSRTATTLMRRRKCKLIGAPFPIGPDGTRAWIEKICSVLGIEPQGLEEREAQIWASLEDYIQLIRGKSVFFMGDNLLEVSLARFLIRCGMTCPEIGIPYMDKRYQAAELALLEKTCSDMGVPLPNIVEKPDNYNQIQRIKALQPDLVITGMAHANPLEAQGINTKWSVEFTFAQIHGFTNARDILELATRPLRRNSQLGELGWDKLIAKDVPAQV
- a CDS encoding endonuclease domain-containing protein, producing MGNFIVDFYCPQLKLIIEVDGSIHDNQREYDQCRSEKLKEFVHYVLRFTNDQVIDNLPKVLEKITQTTQTLLPPVLGG
- the bchL gene encoding ferredoxin:protochlorophyllide reductase (ATP-dependent) iron-sulfur ATP-binding protein, producing the protein MTLAVYGKGGIGKSTTSCNISTALAKRGKKVLQIGCDPKHDSTFTLTGFLIPTIIDTLQEKDFHYEDIWPEDVIYKGYAGVDCVEAGGPPAGAGCGGYVVGETVKLLKELNAFDEYDVILFDVLGDVVCGGFAAPLNYADYCLIVTDNGFDALFAANRIAASVREKARTHSLRLAGLIGNRTSKRDLIDKYIEAVPMPVLEILPLIEDIRVSRVKGKTLFEMAESDPSLNYVCDYYLNIADQILSQPEGVVPKDAQDRDLFSLLSDFYLNPTQPASQTKELDLMMV